From one Ctenopharyngodon idella isolate HZGC_01 chromosome 15, HZGC01, whole genome shotgun sequence genomic stretch:
- the LOC127495888 gene encoding E3 ubiquitin-protein ligase TRIM39-like isoform X2, with protein MCDFVLYRFKKEKRAMAESTTKQKEARRSLDRSLTTLSSSSGPLSEELQCSICLDVFTDPVSTPCGHNFCKSCLNQCWDNSHTYSCPLCKGTFRRRPDLKINTALREVVLLFKGKSGQSKSEVLCDICDDIKMKALKMCLVCQISYCQTHLEPHQRVPKLKKHKLIDPVEKLEDYICQKHEKSLELFCRDDQTCVCLLCAVTDHKTHNTVSVEEESKERKPQLMKMQTDVQQMIQDRMKRIQDLKRSAKLRKERSEKEKAESIELFTDLIRSIERCQSELLEMMEQKQKAAEKQAEELIKELEQEITELKRRDTELEQLSHTEDHLHLLQIYPSLSRPAHTSSCTEISLSDTHESVETLMRSLTQLKETLDEKLSKTVLKRMQRYAVDVTLDPDTAHPILILSAYGKKVTYGDIERKLKDNPKRFDYCSCVLAKEGFSSGRFYFEVQVKGKPKWDLGVARESINRKGIITAIPEDGYWIISLRNENQYEACGHTSVSLSLRVKPQIVGVFVDYKEGLVSFYDVESRSHIYSFTGQSFTEKLFPFFSPCDNEDGENAAPLIISTELKNLAKY; from the exons ATGTGTGATTTTGTCCTATATAGGTTTAAAAAGGAGAAAAGAGCAATGGCAGaatcaacaacaaaacaaaaagaggcCAGGAGGAGTCTGGATAGATCTCTAACAA CTCTGTCATCCTCCAGTGGTCCTCTGTCAGAGGAGCTCCAGTGCTCGATCTGTCTGGATGTGTTCACTGATCCAGTCAGCACTCCATGTGGACACAACTTCTGTAAGAGCTGCCTGAACCAGTGCTGGGACAACAGTCACACCTACTCATGCCCATTATGTAAAGGAACATTCAGAAGAAGACCCGACCTCAAGATCAACACAGCACTTAGAGAGGTTGTGCTGCTCTTTAAAGGAAAATCTGGTCAGAGTAAATCTGAGGTTCTCTGTGACATCTGTGATGATATAAAGATGAAAGCCCTGAAGATGTGCCTGGTGTGTCAGATCTCTTACTGTCAAACTCACCTGGAGCCTCATCAGAGAGTCCCAAAGTTAAAGAAACACAAACTGATCGATCCTGTGGAGAAACTTGAGGACTATATCTGTCAGAAACATGAGAAATCTCTGGAGCTGTTCTGTAGAGATGATCagacatgtgtgtgtttgctctgTGCTGTGACAGACCACAAGACTCACAACACTGTTTCTGTAGAGGAGGAGAGCAAAGAGAGGAag CCTCAGCTGATGAAGATGCAGACAGATGTGCAGCAGATGATCCAGGACAGAATGAAGAGGATTCAAGACCTCAAACGCTCAGCAAAACTCAGAAAA GAAAggtcagagaaagagaaagcagAGAGTATTGAGCTCTTCACTGATCTGATCCGCTCCATCGAGAGATGTCAGTCTGAGCTGCTGGAGATGATGGAGCAGAAGCAGAAAGCAGCAGAGAAGCAGGCTGAAGAGCTCATTAAAGAGCTGGAGCAGGAGATCACTGAGCTAAAGAGGAGAGACActgagctggagcagctctCACACACTGAGGATCACCTGCACCTCCTACAG ATTTACCCGTCCCTGAGCAGACCTGCACACACCAGCAGCTGCACTGAGATCAGTCTTAGTGACACTCATGAGAGTGTGGAGACTCTGATGAGATCTCTGACTCAACTGAAGGAGACACTAGATGAGAAACTCAGCAAAACTG TGCTGAAGAGGATGCAGCGATATGCAG TGGATGTGACTCTGGATCCTGATACAGCTCATCCAATACTTATCCTGTCTGCTTATGGAAAAAAAGTGACATATGGAGACATTGAGCGTAAACTCAAAGACAACCCAAAGAGGTTTGATTATTGTTCCTGTGTCCTGGCAAAAGAGGGATTCAGCTCAGGAAGATTTTATTTTGAGGTGCAGGTAAAGGGAAAGCCTAAGTGGGATTTAGGAGTGGCCAGAGAATCCATTAACAGGAAGGGAATTATCACAGCAATTCCTGAGGATGGATACTGGATTATAAGTCTGAGGAATGAGAATCAGTATGAGGCTTGTGGACATacttctgtctctctgtctctgagaGTGAAGCCTCAGATAGTGGGTGTGTTTGTGGATTATAAGGAGGGTCTGGTCTCCTTTTATGATGTGGAGTCCAGATCTCATATTTATTCTTTCACTGGTCAGTCTTTCACTGAGAAACTCTTCCCATTCTTTAGCCCATGTGATAATGAAGATGGTGAAAATGCAGCACCACTGATTATCTCAACTGAGCTGAAGAATTTGGCAAAATATTAa
- the LOC127495888 gene encoding E3 ubiquitin-protein ligase TRIM39-like isoform X1 → MCDFVLYRFKKEKRAMAESTTKQKEARRSLDRSLTTLSSSSGPLSEELQCSICLDVFTDPVSTPCGHNFCKSCLNQCWDNSHTYSCPLCKGTFRRRPDLKINTALREVVLLFKGKSGQSKSEVLCDICDDIKMKALKMCLVCQISYCQTHLEPHQRVPKLKKHKLIDPVEKLEDYICQKHEKSLELFCRDDQTCVCLLCAVTDHKTHNTVSVEEESKERKPQLMKMQTDVQQMIQDRMKRIQDLKRSAKLRKERSEKEKAESIELFTDLIRSIERCQSELLEMMEQKQKAAEKQAEELIKELEQEITELKRRDTELEQLSHTEDHLHLLQIYPSLSRPAHTSSCTEISLSDTHESVETLMRSLTQLKETLDEKLSKTVSTVLKRMQRYAVDVTLDPDTAHPILILSAYGKKVTYGDIERKLKDNPKRFDYCSCVLAKEGFSSGRFYFEVQVKGKPKWDLGVARESINRKGIITAIPEDGYWIISLRNENQYEACGHTSVSLSLRVKPQIVGVFVDYKEGLVSFYDVESRSHIYSFTGQSFTEKLFPFFSPCDNEDGENAAPLIISTELKNLAKY, encoded by the exons ATGTGTGATTTTGTCCTATATAGGTTTAAAAAGGAGAAAAGAGCAATGGCAGaatcaacaacaaaacaaaaagaggcCAGGAGGAGTCTGGATAGATCTCTAACAA CTCTGTCATCCTCCAGTGGTCCTCTGTCAGAGGAGCTCCAGTGCTCGATCTGTCTGGATGTGTTCACTGATCCAGTCAGCACTCCATGTGGACACAACTTCTGTAAGAGCTGCCTGAACCAGTGCTGGGACAACAGTCACACCTACTCATGCCCATTATGTAAAGGAACATTCAGAAGAAGACCCGACCTCAAGATCAACACAGCACTTAGAGAGGTTGTGCTGCTCTTTAAAGGAAAATCTGGTCAGAGTAAATCTGAGGTTCTCTGTGACATCTGTGATGATATAAAGATGAAAGCCCTGAAGATGTGCCTGGTGTGTCAGATCTCTTACTGTCAAACTCACCTGGAGCCTCATCAGAGAGTCCCAAAGTTAAAGAAACACAAACTGATCGATCCTGTGGAGAAACTTGAGGACTATATCTGTCAGAAACATGAGAAATCTCTGGAGCTGTTCTGTAGAGATGATCagacatgtgtgtgtttgctctgTGCTGTGACAGACCACAAGACTCACAACACTGTTTCTGTAGAGGAGGAGAGCAAAGAGAGGAag CCTCAGCTGATGAAGATGCAGACAGATGTGCAGCAGATGATCCAGGACAGAATGAAGAGGATTCAAGACCTCAAACGCTCAGCAAAACTCAGAAAA GAAAggtcagagaaagagaaagcagAGAGTATTGAGCTCTTCACTGATCTGATCCGCTCCATCGAGAGATGTCAGTCTGAGCTGCTGGAGATGATGGAGCAGAAGCAGAAAGCAGCAGAGAAGCAGGCTGAAGAGCTCATTAAAGAGCTGGAGCAGGAGATCACTGAGCTAAAGAGGAGAGACActgagctggagcagctctCACACACTGAGGATCACCTGCACCTCCTACAG ATTTACCCGTCCCTGAGCAGACCTGCACACACCAGCAGCTGCACTGAGATCAGTCTTAGTGACACTCATGAGAGTGTGGAGACTCTGATGAGATCTCTGACTCAACTGAAGGAGACACTAGATGAGAAACTCAGCAAAACTG TCTCTACAGTGCTGAAGAGGATGCAGCGATATGCAG TGGATGTGACTCTGGATCCTGATACAGCTCATCCAATACTTATCCTGTCTGCTTATGGAAAAAAAGTGACATATGGAGACATTGAGCGTAAACTCAAAGACAACCCAAAGAGGTTTGATTATTGTTCCTGTGTCCTGGCAAAAGAGGGATTCAGCTCAGGAAGATTTTATTTTGAGGTGCAGGTAAAGGGAAAGCCTAAGTGGGATTTAGGAGTGGCCAGAGAATCCATTAACAGGAAGGGAATTATCACAGCAATTCCTGAGGATGGATACTGGATTATAAGTCTGAGGAATGAGAATCAGTATGAGGCTTGTGGACATacttctgtctctctgtctctgagaGTGAAGCCTCAGATAGTGGGTGTGTTTGTGGATTATAAGGAGGGTCTGGTCTCCTTTTATGATGTGGAGTCCAGATCTCATATTTATTCTTTCACTGGTCAGTCTTTCACTGAGAAACTCTTCCCATTCTTTAGCCCATGTGATAATGAAGATGGTGAAAATGCAGCACCACTGATTATCTCAACTGAGCTGAAGAATTTGGCAAAATATTAa
- the LOC127495888 gene encoding E3 ubiquitin-protein ligase TRIM39-like isoform X3 has translation MAESTTKQKEARRSLDRSLTTLSSSSGPLSEELQCSICLDVFTDPVSTPCGHNFCKSCLNQCWDNSHTYSCPLCKGTFRRRPDLKINTALREVVLLFKGKSGQSKSEVLCDICDDIKMKALKMCLVCQISYCQTHLEPHQRVPKLKKHKLIDPVEKLEDYICQKHEKSLELFCRDDQTCVCLLCAVTDHKTHNTVSVEEESKERKPQLMKMQTDVQQMIQDRMKRIQDLKRSAKLRKERSEKEKAESIELFTDLIRSIERCQSELLEMMEQKQKAAEKQAEELIKELEQEITELKRRDTELEQLSHTEDHLHLLQIYPSLSRPAHTSSCTEISLSDTHESVETLMRSLTQLKETLDEKLSKTVSTVLKRMQRYAVDVTLDPDTAHPILILSAYGKKVTYGDIERKLKDNPKRFDYCSCVLAKEGFSSGRFYFEVQVKGKPKWDLGVARESINRKGIITAIPEDGYWIISLRNENQYEACGHTSVSLSLRVKPQIVGVFVDYKEGLVSFYDVESRSHIYSFTGQSFTEKLFPFFSPCDNEDGENAAPLIISTELKNLAKY, from the exons ATGGCAGaatcaacaacaaaacaaaaagaggcCAGGAGGAGTCTGGATAGATCTCTAACAA CTCTGTCATCCTCCAGTGGTCCTCTGTCAGAGGAGCTCCAGTGCTCGATCTGTCTGGATGTGTTCACTGATCCAGTCAGCACTCCATGTGGACACAACTTCTGTAAGAGCTGCCTGAACCAGTGCTGGGACAACAGTCACACCTACTCATGCCCATTATGTAAAGGAACATTCAGAAGAAGACCCGACCTCAAGATCAACACAGCACTTAGAGAGGTTGTGCTGCTCTTTAAAGGAAAATCTGGTCAGAGTAAATCTGAGGTTCTCTGTGACATCTGTGATGATATAAAGATGAAAGCCCTGAAGATGTGCCTGGTGTGTCAGATCTCTTACTGTCAAACTCACCTGGAGCCTCATCAGAGAGTCCCAAAGTTAAAGAAACACAAACTGATCGATCCTGTGGAGAAACTTGAGGACTATATCTGTCAGAAACATGAGAAATCTCTGGAGCTGTTCTGTAGAGATGATCagacatgtgtgtgtttgctctgTGCTGTGACAGACCACAAGACTCACAACACTGTTTCTGTAGAGGAGGAGAGCAAAGAGAGGAag CCTCAGCTGATGAAGATGCAGACAGATGTGCAGCAGATGATCCAGGACAGAATGAAGAGGATTCAAGACCTCAAACGCTCAGCAAAACTCAGAAAA GAAAggtcagagaaagagaaagcagAGAGTATTGAGCTCTTCACTGATCTGATCCGCTCCATCGAGAGATGTCAGTCTGAGCTGCTGGAGATGATGGAGCAGAAGCAGAAAGCAGCAGAGAAGCAGGCTGAAGAGCTCATTAAAGAGCTGGAGCAGGAGATCACTGAGCTAAAGAGGAGAGACActgagctggagcagctctCACACACTGAGGATCACCTGCACCTCCTACAG ATTTACCCGTCCCTGAGCAGACCTGCACACACCAGCAGCTGCACTGAGATCAGTCTTAGTGACACTCATGAGAGTGTGGAGACTCTGATGAGATCTCTGACTCAACTGAAGGAGACACTAGATGAGAAACTCAGCAAAACTG TCTCTACAGTGCTGAAGAGGATGCAGCGATATGCAG TGGATGTGACTCTGGATCCTGATACAGCTCATCCAATACTTATCCTGTCTGCTTATGGAAAAAAAGTGACATATGGAGACATTGAGCGTAAACTCAAAGACAACCCAAAGAGGTTTGATTATTGTTCCTGTGTCCTGGCAAAAGAGGGATTCAGCTCAGGAAGATTTTATTTTGAGGTGCAGGTAAAGGGAAAGCCTAAGTGGGATTTAGGAGTGGCCAGAGAATCCATTAACAGGAAGGGAATTATCACAGCAATTCCTGAGGATGGATACTGGATTATAAGTCTGAGGAATGAGAATCAGTATGAGGCTTGTGGACATacttctgtctctctgtctctgagaGTGAAGCCTCAGATAGTGGGTGTGTTTGTGGATTATAAGGAGGGTCTGGTCTCCTTTTATGATGTGGAGTCCAGATCTCATATTTATTCTTTCACTGGTCAGTCTTTCACTGAGAAACTCTTCCCATTCTTTAGCCCATGTGATAATGAAGATGGTGAAAATGCAGCACCACTGATTATCTCAACTGAGCTGAAGAATTTGGCAAAATATTAa